Proteins from a genomic interval of Zingiber officinale cultivar Zhangliang chromosome 2A, Zo_v1.1, whole genome shotgun sequence:
- the LOC122041268 gene encoding 1-phosphatidylinositol-3-phosphate 5-kinase FAB1B-like codes for METSSSFSGFISIIKSWIPRRSEPPNVSKNFWMPDHSCRVCYECDSQFTVFNRRHHCRHCGRIFCGKCTSNCVPASSDNCANTKEDCERVRVCNFCFTQWEQRRPASDNALQHCLSPLSSTSFISTKSSGTLNSSATVGSYSTGLYYLAPYGPAQSFQSEPCSDTLEMQTSSRSIDGAEIGNQFGYVLNRGDRDYYDYGVLHDSETQLFQPYGDYDSSIEFKEADQDNQPISVNPSEVRINLEDNRSTLHNLQLHANTDADKMEEDNENESSYESNASSIYELENADAEPVDFENNGLLWLPPDPEDDDERDHILIDDDDEDPMGEKYDHSSNSFGSGECQTKERSSEEQKKAMKSVVDGHFRALIAQLLQVENLPIEEDDKGSWLDIVTSLSWEAAHFLKPDTSNVGGMDPGGCVKVKCLACGHRNESKVVRGVVCKKNVANKRMKSRIQKPRFLILGGALEYQRVTNTLSSFDTLLQQEMDHLKMAVAKIAAHQPTVLLVEKSVSRFAQDYLLAKGISLVLNIKRSILEHIARCTGAQVVPSIDHLSSSMVGQCDLFHVEKYYEDIGTTGKGEKKTLKNLMFFEDCPKPLGCTVLLKGANIDELKKVKHVVQYGFFAAYHLALETSFLADEGAFLPEVSPQSSLSVGLLDKSSSIDRSISLTPEHAISVAGEQQDTIDNQRPPVTSIEFRKELSEEAPASSKDQDYKAECSDTISTHMSSGNNCSHGKRSYPDIVKESMDASLPSVSTMGILNSPPQYVAGKDRHKMQIGTNQEAMSDSLSEQAIPSVSSLLVSCLDQEGRVTVTAEDAPTNAIGKQIGYSNPEALSEGRDEIHDQVPLKEEFALSPSDHQSILVSLSTRCVWKGTVCEPSQLFRIKYYGNFDKPLGRFLRDHLFDESYRCRSCDMPSEAHVHCYTHLQGSLTISVRKLPDIFLPGETDGKIWMWHRCLRCRRSNGFPPATRRVVMSDAAWGLSFGKFLELSFSNHAAASRVASCGHSLHKDCLRFYGFGRMVVCFRYASIDLHSVYLPPAKVDFNYQQQEWIRKEADEVAERAENLFREIYNALYYFKDTNSQNCSLEGPEFIQNIAELEEFLQNEKADFEEALYIALNKEVRKGEPVVDILEINKLRRLLIFHSYLWDQRLIFASGSANSSKGVSNSFSTRDKEKLCSLEKTKDDDGNNQVVFLDDHDIQLGQRTRDMELDSLQGRQSRTSIYTSISVTEKSIPLECGLVGRRTLSDGQFPVFTNLSNTFEARWTGDIGNSHANGMIQDPSVLLENVATMPIFDGIETRSGADLTQPFTSALLSKSGDSMDDFPSRIGTPLVNIYNTINRNWIYPRLNDSNDNSAFHLFQKELENQSGARFLVPAGINDTVIPIYDDEPTSIISYALVSPDYHFQLSDRELESSFSLPLYDAGTSFSQSFDESFCDSFRSFGSASAEDNISSQSFGKGSLVPDSVNCNKSFHARVSFMDEGPPGKVKYSVTCYFARRFDALRRACCHSEIDFIRSLSRCKNWGAQGGKSNVFFAKSLDDRFIVKQVTKTELESFMKFAPEYFKYLSESIATRSPTCLAKILGIYQVSSKNLKGGKDLRMDVLVMENLLFGRNIKRLYDLKGSSRSRYNADSSGNNKVLLDQNLIESMPTSPIFVGNKPKRLLERAVWNDTAFLASVDVMDYSLLVGVDEEKHELVLGIIDFMRQYTWDKHLETWVKASGILGGPKNVSPTVISPKQYKKRFRKAMSTYFLVVPDQWSPPAAAPNNSKSEACEEKPQSATIKA; via the exons ATGGAAACTTCCAGTTCTTTCTCGGGGTTTATTAGCATTATCAAGTCCTGGATCCCTCGGCGATCTGAGCCGCCAAATGTTTCAAAGAACTTTTGGATGCCTGATCATAGTTGCAGGGTTTGTTATGAGTGTGATTCACAATTCACAGTTTTTAACCGACGACATCATTGCCGTCATTGTGGACGTATTTTCTGTGGGAAGTGCACATCAAATTGTGTCCCTGCTAGCTCTGATAATTGTGCAAATACTAAAGAAGATTGTGAAAGAGTTCGTGTTTGTAACTTCTGTTTCACACAGTGGGAGCAAAGGAGACCAGCATCTGATAATGCTCTTCAACACTGCCTCAGTCCTCTTTCCTCAACAAGCTTCATCAGTACCAAGTCTAGTGGGACTCTTAATAGCTCAGCCACTGTTGGATCTTACTCTACAGGACTTTACTATCTTGCCCCATATGGCCCTGCCCAGTCATTCCAATCAGAACCTTGCTCAGATACATTAGAGATGCAGACATCATCCAGAAGCATAGATGGTGCAGAAATTGGTAATCAATTTGGTTATGTCTTGAACAG GGGTGATCGTGATTATTATGATTATGGTGTATTGCATGATTCAGAAACACAACTTTTCCAGCCATATGGTGACTATGATAGTTCAATTGAATTTAAAGAAGCGGACCAGGATAACCAACCAATTAGTGTGAATCCATCTGAAGTCAGGATAAATTTGGAAGATAACCGTTCCACACTGCACAACCTACAACTCCATGCCAACACAGATGCTGATAAGATGGAGGAAGACAATGAGAATGAAAGTAGCTATGAATCTAACGCTTCTTCCATATATGAGTTAGAAAATGCAGATGCAGAACCTGTGGATTTTGAGAACAATGGGCTGCTGTGGCTTCCTCCTGATccagaagatgatgatgaaagaGATCACATTctaattgatgatgatgatgaggatcCTATGGGAGAGAAATACGATCATTCATCAAATAGCTTTGGCAGTGGTGAGTGTCAGACAAAAGAAAGATCAAGcgaagagcaaaagaaagcaatgaAGAGTGTTGTTGATGGACATTTCAGGGCACTGATAGCTCAACTCCTGCAAGTTGAAAATCTTCCTATTGAAGAAGATGATAAGGGAAGTTGGTTGGACATAGTCACATCTTTGTCATGGGAAGCAGCACATTTCCTTAAGCCAGACACTAGCAATGTCGGAGGTATGGATCCTGGTGGATGTGTAAAAGTTAAATGCTTAGCTTGTGGACATCGCAATGAAAG TAAGGTGGTTAGAGGAGTTGTTTGTAAGAAGAATGTGGCAAACAAACGGATGAAATCAAGAATACAAAAACCACGTTTTCTAATACTTGGAGGTGCTCTTGAGTACCAACGGGTAACAAATACGCTATCAAGCTTTGATACTTTGTTGCAACAA GAAATGGATCATTTGAAAATGGCTGTTGCAAAGATTGCAGCTCACCAGCCCACTGTCCTTTTGGTAGAAAAATCTGTGTCCCGATTTGCCCAGGATTACCTTCTAGCAAAAGGCATTTCATTAGTTTTGAATATTAAAAGGTCTATTTTGGAGCATATTGCTCGCTGCACTGGAGCTCAAGTAGTCCCTTCAATTGACCACCTATCGTCCTCGATGGTTGGGCAATGTGATTTGTTTCATGTGGAGAAATACTATGAGGACATTGGTACTACAGGAAAGGGTGAGAAGAAAACACTGAAAAACTTGATGTTCTTTGAAGATTGCCCAAAGCCATTGGGTTGCACT GTTTTGCTTAAAGGTGCAAATATTGATGAACTGAAAAAAGTGAAACATGTAGTCCAATATGGATTTTTTGCAGCCTACCATTTGGCATTGGAAACATCTTTTCTTGCAGATGAAGGTGCTTTTTTACCTGAAGTTTCACCACAGTCTTCGTTGTCTGTTGGACTTCTGGATAAATCTTCTAGCATAGACAGATCCATTTCTTTGACTCCCGAGCATGCTATCTCTGTTGCTGGTGAACAACAAGATACTATTGACAACCAAAGACCTCCAGTAACTTCAATAGAGTTCAGGAAGGAACTGTCAGAGGAAGCACCAGCTTCATCTAAAGATCAGGATTACAAAGCTGAATGTTCTGACACTATTTCAACTCATATGTCTTCTGGCAATAATTGTTCTCATGGGAAGAGGAGTTATCCTGACATTGTCAAAGAATCAATGGATGCATCTCTACCTTCTGTCTCAACCATGGGTATCTTGAATTCACCACCTCAATATGTTGCTGGAAAGGACAGACATAAAATGCAGATAGGTACAAATCAGGAGGCAATGTCAGACAGTCTAAGTGAACAAGCAATTCCTTCAGTTTCTTCCCTCCTAGTCAGCTGTCTCGATCAAGAAGGGCGTGTCACTGTGACAGCTGAGGATGCCCCAACCAATGCCATAGGAAAGCAGATTGGCTATTCTAATCCAGAAGCTTTATCAGAAGGCAGGGACGAAATACATGACCAAGTACCATTGAAGGAAGAATTTGCACTTTCTCCGTCAGATCATCAGAGCATCTTGGTTTCCCTTTCAACCCGATGTGTGTGGAAAGGGACTGTTTGCGAACCTTCACAACTCTTTCGCATTAAATACTATGGGAACTTTGACAAACCTTTGGGAAGGTTTCTCAGGGATCATCTATTTGATGAG AGTTATAGGTGCCGTTCTTGTGATATGCCATCAGAAGCTCATGTTCATTGTTATACACATCTCCAGGGAAGTCTGACAATATCTGTTAGAAAGCTTCCTGATATTTTCCTTCCAGGAGAAACAGATGGAAAAATTTGGATGTGGCACAGGTGCTTAAGATGTCGTCGCAGTAATGGCTTCCCTCCTGCAACCCGGAGAGTTGTGATGTCTGATGCTGCTTGGGGGttatcttttggaaaatttttggaGCTTAGCTTTTCAAACCATGCTGCAGCAAGTAGGGTTGCAAGCTGTGGTCACTCTCTCCATAAAGATTGTCTCCGCTTTTATGG GTTTGGAAGAATGGTTGTTTGCTTCCGATATGCCTCAATTGATTTGCATTCTGTTTACCTGCCACCCgctaaagttgattttaattatcAGCAGCAGGAATGGATAAGAAAAGAAGCAGATGAG GTGGCTGAAAGGGCTGAAAATTTGTTCAGAGAAATATACAATGCTTTATACTACTTTAAAGATACAAATAGTCAGAATTGTAGTCTGGAAGGTCCAGAATTCATACAAAACATTGCTGAGCTTGAAGAATTTCTGCAAAATGAGAAGGCCGACTTTGAG GAGGCTCTGTATATAGCACTAAATAaggaggtgaggaagggagaacCAGTTGTTGATATTCTTGAGATTAATAAATTAAGAAGGCTGCTAATCTTTCATTCTTATTTATGGGATCAACGACTAATATTTGCCTCGGGATCAGCTAACAGTTCCAAGGGGGTTTCTAATAGCTTCTCAACAAGAGATAAGGAAAAACTCTGCTCCCTTGAAAAGACCAAAGACGACGATGGCAACaatcaagtggttttccttgACGATCATGATATTCAGTTAGGACAGCGAACAAGAGACATGGAACTGGATTCTTTGCAAGGGAGACAAAGCAGAACTTCTATCTATACTAGCATAAGTGTGACTGAAAAATCAATTCCTTTAGAATGTGGTCTTGTAGGACGTAGAACCCTTTCGGATGGTCAATTTCCAGTTTTCACAAATTTATCCAATACATTTGAGGCAAGGTGGACAGGTGACATTGGAAATTCCCATGCCAATGGAATGATTCAAGATCCATCAGTTTTATTAGAAAATGTAGCAACAATGCCAATTTTTGATGGTATAGAAACGCGTAGTGGAGCTGATTTAACTCAACCATTTACTTCCGCACTGCTGAGTAAGTCAGGAGACAGCATGGATGACTTTCCATCTCGCATTGGAACGCCACTTGTAAATATCTATAACACAATCAACAGAAATTGGATATATCCAAGATTGAATGATTCGAATGACAATTCTGCCTTCCATTTGTTTCAAAAGGAGTTAGAGAATCAAAGTGGAGCCAGGTTTCTTGTTCCTGCTGGCATAAATGACACTGTGATTCCAATTTATGATGATGAACCAACCAGTATCATTTCATATGCACTTGTCTCACCTGACTATCACTTTCAATTGTCAGATAGAGAATTAGAGTCCTCATTTTCATTGCCACTCTACGATGCCGGAACCTCTTTTTCACAGTCTTTTGATGAAAGTTTTTGTGATTCTTTTAGAAGTTTCGGTTCAGCTTCAGCTGAGGACAATATTTCATCACAGTCCTTTGGCAAGGGCTCCCTTGTTCCAGATTCAGTCAACTGTAACAAGTCATTTCATGCCAGAGTTTCTTTTATGGATGAAGGTCCACCTGGGAAAGTAAAATATTCTGTGACTTGTTATTTTGCAAGACGCTTTGATGCTCTAAGAAGAGCTTGCTGCCACTCTGAGATTGATTTTATAAGATCTCTAAGTCGGTGTAAGAATTGGGGAGCACAGGGTGGCAAGAGTAATGTATTTTTCGCAAAATCACTTGATGACAGGTTTATAGTGAAACAGGTAACAAAAACAGAATTGGAATCATTTATGAAGTTTGCCCCAGAGTATTTCAAGTATCTTTCAGAGTCGATCGCCACACGAAGCCCAACATGCCTTGCAAAGATCCTGGGTATATATCAG GTTTCTTCGAAAAACCTTAAGGGTGGAAAAGATTTAAGGATGGATGTGCTGGTGATGGAGAATCTTCTATTTGGAAGGAACATTAAAAGACTGTATGACCTAAAGGGATCCTCAAGGTCACGCTACAATGCTGACTCAAGCGGAAATAACAAAGTACTGCTCGACCAAAATTTGATTGAATCAATGCCAACCTCTCCAATTTTTGTGGGGAACAAACCTAAGAGGTTGCTAGAGAGAGCTGTTTGGAATGATACAGCATTTTTGGCG TCTGTTGATGTTATGGATTACTCTTTGCTGGTCGGTGTCGACGAAGAAAAGCACGAACTGGTTCTTGGCATCATCGACTTTATGAGGCAGTATACATGGGATAAGCATCTGGAGACTTGGGTGAAAGCTTCAGGAATACTGGGTGGCCCGAAGAATGTCTCTCCAACCGTAATCTCACCGAAACAATACAAAAAACGGTTTCGGAAAGCCATGTCCACTTACTTTCTTGTCGTGCCAGATCAGTGGTCACCACCTGCGGCTGCCCCCAACAATTCAAAGTCTGAGGCGTGCGAAGAAAAACCACAGAGTGCAACGATAAAAGCCTAG
- the LOC122041269 gene encoding alanine aminotransferase 2-like, translating to MRRFAADRAKRLLFRSLFSSAATPSAPFSSSPAAAAAAAIDSAARSVTVDTINPKVLKCEYVVRGEIVSHAQRLQLELQTKPGCHPFEEILYCNIGNPQSLGQQPVTFFREVLALCDHPSLLDQSETHALFSADAVERAWKILDAIPGRATGAYSHSQGIKGLRDAIAAGIAERDGFPANPDDIFLTDGASPAVHTMMQLLIRSEKDGILCPIPQYPLYSASIALHGGSLVPYYLDESTGWGLEISELKKQLEDARSKGITVRALVVINPGNPTGQVLAEENQKDIVDFCKNEGLVLLADEVYQENIYVEDKKFNSFKKIARSMGYDDAHLSLVSFQSVSKGYYGECGKRGGYMEVTGFNAEVREQIYKVASVNLCSNISGQILASLVMNPPKVGDESYESFDAEKSGILSSLARRAKALEDAFNSLEGVTCNKAEGAMYLFPRLHLPSKAIEAAKAVDAVPDAFYARRLLDATGIVVVPGSGFGQVPGTWHIRCTILPQEDKIPDIISRLGAFHESFMEEFCD from the exons ATGCGTCGATTTGCTGCGGATAGAGCGAAAAGGCTGCTCTTTCGGTCCTTGTTCTCGTCGGCTGCGACACCATCCGCGCCTTTTAGTTCGTCACCTGCCGCCGCCGCAGCCGCCGCCATAGATTCCGCCGCAAGATCTGTGACTGTCGATACTATCAACCCTAAG GTTCTAAAATGTGAGTATGTTGTTCGTGGTGAGATTGTTAGTCATGCCCAG CGGTTACAGCTGGAGCTTCAAACTAAACCAGGGTGTCATCCCTTTGAAGAG ATACTGTACTGTAATATTGGAAATCCTCAGTCTCTTGGTCAGCAGCCGGTTACATTTTTCCGCGAG GTTCTTGCCCTATGTGATCATCCATCTCTTCTGGACCAAAGTGAAACTCATGCCTTATTCAG TGCTGATGCAGTAGAAAGAGCATGGAAAATCTTAGATGCAATCCCTGGTAGGGCTACAGGAGCATATAGCCATAGTCAG GGGATCAAAGGCTTAAGAGATGCAATTGCTGCTGGAATTGCTGAACGTGATGGTTTTCCTGCCAATCCAGATGATATCTTTCTAACAGATGGAGCAAGTCCTGCG gTGCATACGATGATGCAGTTGTTAATCAGATCTGAGAAAGACGGCATTCTCTGCCCCATTCCTCAATACCCTTTATACTCTGCCTCTATTGCTCTTCACGGTGGCTCTCTT GTTCCATATTACCTTGATGAATCGACAGGCTGGGGCTTGGAGATTTCAGAGCTTAAGAAACAACTGGAAGATGCCCGATCCAAGGGCATCACAGTTAGGGCACTAGTAGTGATAAATCCAGGCAATCCCACTGGGCAG GTTCTTGCAGAGGAAAATCAAAAGGACATAGTTGACTTTTGCAAGAACGAAGGATTAGTTCTTCTAGCAGATGAG GTGTATCAAGAAAACATCTATGTCGAGGACAAGAAATTCAACTCTTTCAAGAAAATTGCTAGATCCATGGGGTATGATGATGCACACCTTTCATTAGTGTCGTTCCAGTCAGTTTCTAAAG GTTACTATGGAGAATGTGGAAAGCGAGGAGGATACATGGAGGTAACTGGTTTTAATGCCGAAGTGAGAGAACAAATTTACAAGGTGGCATCTGTAAATCTCTGCTCTAATATCTCCGGCCAGATTCTCGCTAGTCTTGTCATGAACCCTCCGAAG GTTGGAGATGAATCATACGAATCTTTCGATGCAGAAAAAAGTGGGATTCTTTCATCATTAGCCCGACGTGCGAAG GCCTTAGAGGATGCATTTAACAGCTTGGAAGGTGTTACATGCAACAAGGCTGAGGGTGCAATGTATCTATTCCCTCGTCTGCATCTACCGAGCAAGGCAATTGAAGCTGCCAAAGCAGTCGATGCCGTACCAGACGCTTTCTATGCTCGCCGCCTTCTTGATGCTACTGGCATCGTCGTCGTACCTGGATCCGGATTCGGGCAG GTCCCTGGAACATGGCATATAAGGTGCACAATCCTGCCACAAGAAGATAAGATCCCAGACATAATCTCCAGGCTGGGGGCATTTCATGAATCATTCATGGAGGAGTTCTGCGATTGA